From a single Hemibagrus wyckioides isolate EC202008001 linkage group LG27, SWU_Hwy_1.0, whole genome shotgun sequence genomic region:
- the vstm2b gene encoding V-set and transmembrane domain-containing protein 2B, with protein MELRRLYCLILNTPLLLYGKAAFTEVPTDVSVCEGEDVEMPCAFRAVGASPFALEIQWWYLKEATARDTHDTHTSNRAKVTPRDATKISTVRVQGNAISHKLSLSQVGKADEGVYECRVSDLYSDDTQDFKVQATLRVTPRDSMLAEEAVSHIQNRWTLKSAARATNEPDQGKSYMIPPSSSQSTLTTASPHTADASNRQQHETGSVTTVTVEPLMYVVPLIFYTLF; from the exons ATGGAGCTGCGGAGGCTTTACTGTCTCATCCTCAACACGCCGTTACTGCTGTACGGAAAGG ctGCCTTCACTGAAGTGCCTAcagatgtgagtgtatgtgagggtgAGGACGTGGAGATGCCGTGTGCGTTTCGTGCTGTTGGTGCGTCTCCTTTTGCTCTAGAGATTCAGTGGTGGTACCTGAAGGAGGCGACTGCACGGGACACACATGACACTCACACAAGCAACCGAGCCAAG GTTACTCCGAGAGACGCCACTAAAATCAGT ACGGTGCGTGTGCAGGGGAACGCCATCTCCCACAAGCTCAGCCTGTCCCAGGTGGGGAAGGCGGAtgagggtgtgtatgagtgtcgTGTGTCAGATTTATACTCGGATGACACGCAGGACTTTAAAGTGCAAGCAACGCTTCGTGTGACACCACGGGATAGCATGCTTGCTGAGGAGGCCGTGTCTCATATCCAAAACCGCtggacattaaagagtgcagcACGAGCCACTAACGAACCGGATCAGGGAAAAAGCTACATGatccctccatcatcatcacaatcaacCCTCACCACAGCTTCACCACACACTGCTGACGCCTCCAACAGACAGCAGCACGAGACTG GTTCTGTTACCACGGTGACTGTGGAGCCGCTGATGTACGTCGTGCCGCTGATCTTTTACACACTCTTCTGA